A window of Argopecten irradians isolate NY chromosome 1, Ai_NY, whole genome shotgun sequence contains these coding sequences:
- the LOC138330809 gene encoding uncharacterized protein has translation MAYRQRNLNHKRMSWRLKLLRKIYAQFDNTEDLLKLNDRRHSEKFTGNSDYRAKMYYESRSANHLPIIECADKETQIPCPTPTLGNEYYCISRTALCDSQINCPYGEDENLIACMFYKSIDMKLKDIFNAMSLPRNHDR, from the exons ATGGCTTATAGACAGAGGAACTTAAACCATAAAAGGATGTCATGGAGACTGAAACTTCTGAGAAAAATATAtgcacagtttgataatactgAGGACCTTTTAAAACTTAATGACAGACGTCATTCAGAAAAGTTTACTGGAAATTCTGACTATAGAGCGAAGATGTATTATGAGAGTAGGTCAGCCAACCATTTACCAATTATAG AATGTGCCGACAAGGAGACCCAGATACCATGTCCAACGCCGACATTAGGAAATGAATATTACTGTATAAGTCGAACAGCCCTGTGTGATAGTCAAATAAATTGCCCCTACGGTGAAGATGAAAACCTTATTGCATGCATGTTCTACAAATCG ATAGACATGAAACTAAAAGATATCTTTAATGCCATGTCGTTGCCGAGAAATCATGATAGATGA